A single window of Martelella sp. NC20 DNA harbors:
- a CDS encoding ABC transporter ATP-binding protein: MAMSELQSLKQDRAPSGLTLRRVSKSFGAVQVIHDVDLEIEGGEFVVFVGPSGCGKSTLLRLIAGLEEVTSGDVLISGTDVTDEDPSDRGIAMVFQTYALYPHMSVEQNMGFGLKVAGRPRAEVESKVRQAADILKLTEYLDRRPAQLSGGQRQRVAIGRAIVRDPEIFLFDEPLSNLDAELRAGMRIEIARLHRELGNTMIYVTHDQTEAMTLADKIVVLRGGRIEQVGSPAALYDDPDNMFVGGFIGSPKMNFLPGIAKGSGVEVASAALALPALGDRPGDGDRITIGIRPEHWKIAREGQPSVPFRVDFSEFLGGASYLYGVIGETSCTVEVDRSAIARPGTVLHLTADPEAMCIFNAGEQRIR, translated from the coding sequence ATGGCGATGAGCGAATTGCAGAGCCTCAAACAGGACCGCGCGCCTTCCGGCCTGACGCTTCGGCGGGTTTCGAAATCGTTTGGCGCAGTTCAGGTTATCCATGATGTCGATCTCGAAATAGAAGGGGGCGAGTTCGTCGTCTTCGTCGGGCCTTCGGGGTGCGGCAAGTCGACATTGCTGCGCCTGATCGCCGGGCTGGAAGAGGTGACCAGCGGCGATGTGCTGATTTCCGGCACGGATGTCACCGATGAGGACCCGTCGGATCGCGGCATAGCGATGGTGTTCCAGACCTATGCGCTTTATCCGCATATGAGCGTGGAGCAGAATATGGGGTTCGGCCTCAAGGTGGCCGGCCGGCCCAGGGCCGAGGTGGAGAGCAAGGTGCGGCAGGCGGCCGACATTCTGAAACTCACGGAATATCTTGATCGCCGTCCGGCCCAGCTTTCCGGTGGCCAGCGCCAGCGCGTCGCCATTGGACGCGCGATCGTGCGTGATCCGGAAATCTTTCTGTTCGACGAGCCGCTCTCGAACCTCGATGCGGAACTCAGGGCCGGCATGCGGATCGAGATCGCCCGGCTGCACCGGGAACTCGGCAATACGATGATCTATGTGACCCACGACCAGACCGAGGCGATGACGCTGGCAGACAAGATCGTGGTTCTGCGCGGCGGCCGTATTGAGCAGGTCGGTTCTCCCGCGGCCCTTTACGATGATCCGGACAATATGTTCGTCGGCGGCTTTATCGGATCGCCGAAGATGAACTTCCTGCCGGGCATCGCAAAGGGTTCGGGGGTGGAGGTGGCCAGTGCCGCGCTGGCGCTGCCCGCTCTCGGGGACAGGCCCGGCGACGGGGACCGGATCACGATCGGCATCCGTCCCGAACACTGGAAGATTGCGCGGGAGGGGCAACCTTCCGTGCCGTTCAGGGTCGACTTCTCGGAGTTTCTCGGCGGTGCGAGCTATCTTTACGGCGTCATCGGCGAAACCAGCTGCACCGTGGAGGTCGACCGTTCGGCGATCGCAAGACCCGGCACGGTTCTCCACCTGACGGCCGACCCTGAGGCCATGTGCATCTTCAATGCAGGCGAGCAGCGGATCCGCTAG